Genomic DNA from bacterium (Candidatus Blackallbacteria) CG13_big_fil_rev_8_21_14_2_50_49_14:
TGACCGTATCAATATTGGCTGTAGCCTCGTCCAGGATTAAGAGTTCAGGCCGCCTCAGTACCGCGCGCATAAAAGCCAACAGCTGCTTCTGGCCCAAACTGGTTTGATTTTGATCTCCACCAACTGGGGTTTCCAATCCTTCTTCAAAGCGCTTTAAAAAAGGAGACATTCCCATTTCTTCAAGTTTTTTAAGTAAAGCAGCTGAACTGAGTTTGAGAAGCTCTAAATTCCCAATACACAGATTTTCAGCGACCGTCCCCTCAAATAAGAAAGGCTCTTGCAGGATAAAGCCTATTTTCTGGCTCCTCTCCTCAGCCGTCAGACTGCGTAAATCCTGCCCATTAAAAAAGACCTGGCCAGAAACTGGGTCATAAAGCCGTGCCATCAAGGCAGCAGTGGTAGATTTCCCTCCGCCGGTCGGCCCGACAAAGGCATAGGTTTTTCCTGCTTCAAGTCTAAAACTGACTCTGTGCAAAACCTCGGGGCCTTCCGAATAGCTGAAACAAACCTCGTGAAAGGCTAAGCAAGCTGAGTTTGCTTGAACAGGCTGTTTCTCCAAAACCGGAAGTTCGCTTCGCTCATCTAAAACCCCTGCAATCCGATCCCAACTGGCCAAAGCCAACTGAAAAGAAGCCCATAACATCGCAATTTGACGCAAAGGATCATAAAAACGGTTGACATAGGTTAAAAAGCTGATCAGCAAGCCCACTGTAATTTCTGATTTTTGCAAAAGCCAGATCCCATACCCCAAAACCCCCAATTGGGCCAAATGATAGACCAACTCATAGACAGGTGTAAAAATACTGCTGGCATAACCTGCGCCCAAAGCCGCCTGATAATTTTCTTGATTGTGAAACTGAAAGCGCTCTTGAAAATAATCCCGGCGGTCAAAAACTACAATTTCTTTAAAATGATTGAGACTCTCTTGAATTTCAGCACTCAAAGCCCCTGTTTTTTGAAGGCTGAGGGCATTCGTTTTTTTAACCCAGGGAGAAACAGCACGGGTCCAGATCAGCAGCAGGCCGGCAGGGAGAAGGGCTACAAAACCCAATTTGGGCTGAAGAATCAAGACAAAGACCCCTGCACCCAGCATGATAAACAAATTGCCAAGAAAACGCACAAGGCTTTCAGAGAGAAACTGATTCAACTTATCGGTATCATTGTTAATGCGGGAAATCAAATCCCCTGTCTGGTGCCTGAGAAAATAAGCCACCGGAAGGGCTTGAATCTTTGCAAAAACCCGATGACGTAAGCGAAACAAAACCTCTTGCCCTACGGTTCCCATCCAGATCATTTGCCGGTAATGGGCCATTAGCGCAATCAAATACAGACCGAAAAGGCCTCCCC
This window encodes:
- a CDS encoding multidrug ABC transporter; the protein is MKIETVTSTGWRVSLRRFWELIADQRPLILLAFLALLLNSGLNLIAPFLIGYSIDHFILKKNYVGLFQMGGGLFGLYLIALMAHYRQMIWMGTVGQEVLFRLRHRVFAKIQALPVAYFLRHQTGDLISRINNDTDKLNQFLSESLVRFLGNLFIMLGAGVFVLILQPKLGFVALLPAGLLLIWTRAVSPWVKKTNALSLQKTGALSAEIQESLNHFKEIVVFDRRDYFQERFQFHNQENYQAALGAGYASSIFTPVYELVYHLAQLGVLGYGIWLLQKSEITVGLLISFLTYVNRFYDPLRQIAMLWASFQLALASWDRIAGVLDERSELPVLEKQPVQANSACLAFHEVCFSYSEGPEVLHRVSFRLEAGKTYAFVGPTGGGKSTTAALMARLYDPVSGQVFFNGQDLRSLTAEERSQKIGFILQEPFLFEGTVAENLCIGNLELLKLSSAALLKKLEEMGMSPFLKRFEEGLETPVGGDQNQTSLGQKQLLAFMRAVLRRPELLILDEATANIDTVSEKLLEETLQKLPATTTRVVIAHRLNTIESADQIFFVNAGQILPAGSLDAAVRLLMQQERQS